From a single Gimesia fumaroli genomic region:
- a CDS encoding LamG domain-containing protein: MRNFRFFLLAVCCYACYLLAPIILIAENPDKAKVQYGLKFDGKDSYVTLPHVNFSEWNAFTVEAWVKDWSGRICCEGVEGDPENSLWISIRANRHSTGWESDNGTNYSAPVDPNSEAGWDHVALVYDGNEQAIYLNGKLVHKMTAPKPGPFNPERKLFLGAQEKWKETQTKPAGLFGKGTMRMFQISKVARYDKEFEPAESNKADENTVVLFDFLKPDKTKLLDSSNNKQNGIIHSAQWVTVLTD, from the coding sequence ATGAGGAATTTCAGATTCTTCTTACTCGCTGTGTGTTGTTACGCTTGTTACTTGCTAGCACCAATAATTTTAATCGCCGAAAATCCAGACAAAGCCAAGGTGCAATACGGCTTAAAATTTGACGGCAAGGACAGCTATGTCACACTGCCACACGTCAATTTTTCTGAATGGAACGCGTTTACGGTTGAAGCTTGGGTCAAGGACTGGAGCGGCAGAATCTGCTGTGAGGGAGTTGAGGGAGATCCGGAAAACAGCCTGTGGATCTCGATTCGTGCGAACAGGCACTCGACCGGTTGGGAAAGTGATAACGGCACGAATTATTCAGCCCCCGTTGATCCCAATTCCGAAGCAGGCTGGGACCACGTGGCACTGGTGTATGATGGAAACGAGCAGGCGATTTACCTGAATGGCAAACTCGTCCACAAGATGACCGCACCGAAGCCAGGGCCCTTTAATCCCGAACGGAAACTTTTTCTGGGCGCTCAGGAAAAATGGAAAGAGACGCAAACCAAACCTGCCGGACTGTTCGGAAAAGGCACAATGCGGATGTTTCAGATTTCCAAAGTCGCTCGATATGACAAAGAATTTGAACCGGCAGAATCCAATAAGGCAGACGAGAACACAGTCGTCTTATTTGATTTCCTGAAACCGGACAAAACCAAATTGCTTGACAGCTCTAACAACAAACAAAACGGAATCATCCACAGTGCCCAGTGGGTTACTGTGCTGACGGATTAG
- a CDS encoding ArsI/CadI family heavy metal resistance metalloenzyme codes for MNQESAVEFPGQYRLHVALNVSNLEQSKPFYEILLGVKPSKERPRYAKYEPVDPSVNLTLNEVDGDVTVEGGSAHFGIQVKSVAEVHAAMDRFKAAGIKTITEEATTCCYAVQDKVWAVDPDGHKWEVFVVLEADAKDELYAQSGCCGPEMVTLKACPDSNAETGSNPSAQ; via the coding sequence ATGAATCAGGAATCCGCCGTCGAATTTCCCGGCCAGTATCGCCTGCATGTGGCACTCAACGTTTCCAATCTGGAACAGTCAAAACCGTTTTACGAGATCCTGCTGGGCGTTAAGCCGAGTAAGGAACGCCCCCGCTATGCCAAATATGAACCCGTCGATCCTTCGGTCAATCTGACTCTCAATGAGGTCGATGGCGATGTGACCGTCGAAGGCGGTTCAGCGCATTTTGGCATTCAGGTCAAGTCGGTGGCGGAAGTGCATGCTGCCATGGATCGCTTCAAGGCAGCCGGGATCAAAACGATTACGGAAGAAGCGACCACCTGTTGTTACGCGGTGCAGGACAAGGTCTGGGCCGTTGATCCCGATGGACATAAATGGGAAGTCTTCGTGGTCCTCGAAGCCGACGCGAAGGATGAACTCTATGCCCAATCAGGCTGTTGCGGCCCCGAAATGGTGACATTGAAAGCGTGTCCGGACTCCAATGCAGAGACCGGATCTAATCCGTCAGCACAGTAA
- a CDS encoding arsenate reductase ArsC, translating to MKRVLVLCTGNSCRSQMAEELWETLGAGEWQADSAGSKPSGYVHPLAIEAMRELDIDLSENTSKSLDQFTDEKFDIVVTVCDNAKESCPVFTGATLTLHWPFDDPADATGSDAEKMKTFRRVRDEIKTKIQTFLADESA from the coding sequence ATGAAACGTGTTTTAGTTTTATGTACAGGAAATTCATGTCGTTCGCAGATGGCGGAAGAACTCTGGGAAACGCTGGGCGCTGGTGAATGGCAGGCAGACTCGGCCGGCTCCAAACCCTCTGGCTACGTGCATCCGCTGGCGATTGAAGCAATGCGTGAGCTGGACATCGATCTGTCAGAGAATACCAGCAAGTCACTCGACCAGTTTACCGATGAGAAGTTCGATATCGTCGTCACCGTTTGCGACAACGCCAAAGAATCGTGCCCGGTCTTCACGGGCGCCACGCTGACACTGCACTGGCCCTTTGATGATCCTGCGGATGCGACGGGCTCTGATGCAGAAAAAATGAAAACATTCCGCCGCGTTCGCGATGAAATCAAAACAAAAATACAAACGTTTTTAGCTGATGAATCCGCTTAA
- the arsB gene encoding ACR3 family arsenite efflux transporter: MSAASDCSAIETKSMGFFERYLTLWVGLCILVGIVLGKVAPGVAQTLDRMAIYVNDAPVVSIPIAVCLFFMMYPIMVKIDFAEVLKAGKSVRPVGLTLFINWAVKPFTMYAIANFFLGTLFLSFIGPEAVDYVKLPFGADLAVGVEYGAGKVVLVDGVKMLEVPLWRSYLAGCILLGIAPCTAMVLVWGYLAKGSNGLTLVMVAINSLTMLVLYGVLGGFLLGVGKLPVPWQALLLSIGVYVALPLVAGFFSRKWLIASKGETWFREKFLHVLTPVTIVALLVTLILLFSFKGETILSNPMTILWIAIPLFIQTVAIFALGYLLSKALGLTYESAAPTAMIGASNHFEVAIATATMLYGLSSGAALATVVGVLIEVPLMLMLVRFCVRTQNWFPHQTSTDVSETKSTTTVSVNE, encoded by the coding sequence ATGAGTGCAGCCAGTGATTGCTCGGCGATCGAAACCAAAAGCATGGGTTTTTTTGAACGTTATCTAACCTTGTGGGTTGGACTTTGTATTCTCGTCGGGATTGTATTAGGTAAAGTCGCACCGGGTGTGGCTCAGACTCTCGATCGGATGGCGATCTATGTAAATGATGCGCCCGTTGTTTCGATTCCGATTGCCGTCTGTCTGTTTTTCATGATGTATCCCATCATGGTGAAAATTGATTTTGCCGAGGTCTTGAAAGCGGGGAAATCAGTTCGACCCGTGGGACTGACGCTATTTATCAACTGGGCCGTCAAACCATTCACGATGTATGCGATCGCCAACTTTTTTCTGGGGACTCTGTTTCTGTCATTCATTGGCCCCGAGGCGGTCGACTATGTCAAATTGCCCTTTGGTGCCGACCTGGCGGTCGGTGTTGAATACGGCGCCGGGAAAGTGGTGCTCGTGGATGGCGTGAAAATGCTGGAAGTTCCCCTCTGGCGAAGCTATCTGGCCGGCTGCATTCTACTGGGGATCGCACCCTGTACAGCCATGGTGCTAGTTTGGGGGTATCTGGCAAAAGGAAGTAATGGGCTTACATTGGTAATGGTCGCCATTAATTCTCTGACGATGCTGGTGTTGTACGGCGTCCTGGGAGGCTTTCTGTTGGGAGTGGGAAAATTGCCAGTTCCCTGGCAGGCATTGCTGCTTTCGATTGGTGTTTATGTGGCTCTGCCTCTGGTGGCAGGGTTCTTTTCCCGTAAATGGCTGATCGCCAGTAAAGGGGAAACATGGTTTCGAGAGAAATTTCTCCACGTACTAACACCGGTTACGATTGTGGCATTGTTAGTAACCTTGATTCTGCTGTTCTCATTTAAAGGAGAAACGATTCTCAGTAATCCCATGACGATTCTCTGGATTGCGATCCCACTGTTTATCCAGACTGTTGCGATTTTCGCACTGGGATATCTGCTTTCAAAAGCGCTGGGATTGACCTACGAAAGTGCCGCTCCCACGGCCATGATCGGTGCGTCGAACCACTTCGAAGTCGCCATCGCGACAGCAACGATGCTGTATGGACTCTCGTCGGGAGCTGCATTGGCAACGGTCGTAGGTGTCTTAATCGAAGTTCCTTTAATGCTGATGCTCGTCCGATTTTGTGTCAGGACTCAAAACTGGTTTCCACATCAGACGAGTACCGATGTCTCTGAGACAAAATCAACGACGACTGTTTCTGTAAATGAGTGA
- a CDS encoding low molecular weight phosphatase family protein — MDEIGIDLTGHRSKSLPEYLGKTSPKWVIFVCEKAENSCPHVWPFSLLTESWRIEDPVDFNGDELEQLMKFRSVRDQIEARIQEWVIQNNKSSAIDVQLETKE; from the coding sequence ATGGACGAGATTGGCATTGATCTTACAGGACATCGGTCGAAATCACTCCCTGAATATCTGGGAAAAACAAGTCCCAAATGGGTGATTTTTGTCTGTGAGAAAGCGGAAAATTCCTGTCCGCACGTGTGGCCTTTCTCACTTCTTACGGAATCCTGGAGAATTGAAGATCCGGTTGACTTTAATGGTGATGAACTTGAGCAGCTCATGAAATTTCGTTCGGTGAGAGACCAGATAGAGGCACGAATACAGGAGTGGGTTATTCAAAATAACAAGTCTTCCGCGATTGATGTTCAATTAGAGACAAAGGAGTAA
- a CDS encoding arsenate reductase/protein-tyrosine-phosphatase family protein encodes MKRGEKFMSFLDCPSGDTNGISMSTLLCSEREMDVNLRGPLMSKSMVLFLCTGNSARSQMAEAFLRQHAGDQYDVHSAGLNPREFIH; translated from the coding sequence ATGAAGAGAGGGGAAAAATTCATGTCGTTTTTAGACTGTCCCTCTGGTGATACAAACGGAATCTCGATGTCGACCCTGTTATGTTCAGAGCGCGAAATGGATGTCAATTTAAGAGGACCATTAATGAGTAAATCCATGGTTTTGTTTCTTTGCACTGGTAATTCTGCCCGCAGTCAGATGGCGGAAGCTTTTTTAAGGCAGCATGCAGGAGATCAATATGATGTTCATAGTGCCGGGTTAAATCCCAGGGAGTTCATCCATTGA
- a CDS encoding ArsR/SmtB family transcription factor, producing the protein MKEKTRKQYEARAKIAKAMAHPSRLLMLDLLQKQEMCVNDLTEKVGADQSTVSKHLAILKEVGLIDSRKEGTLSYYRVTCGCLDGFFSCMETVLLADLEGRKQSVE; encoded by the coding sequence ATGAAAGAAAAAACACGCAAACAATATGAAGCCCGCGCGAAGATTGCCAAAGCGATGGCACATCCGAGCCGGCTGCTGATGCTGGATCTGCTCCAGAAGCAGGAGATGTGCGTTAACGACTTAACGGAGAAAGTCGGCGCAGATCAATCGACTGTTTCCAAGCATCTAGCCATCCTCAAGGAAGTCGGCCTGATCGATTCTCGGAAGGAGGGGACTCTCAGCTACTACCGTGTGACCTGTGGCTGCCTGGACGGGTTTTTCTCGTGTATGGAAACGGTACTCCTGGCCGATCTCGAGGGGCGTAAACAGTCTGTAGAATAA
- a CDS encoding c-type heme family protein: protein MLKIVTALGTTVLLLTLAVSNFVAAETPQEIKQAGPSKAALERTRKTVRMLDDIYKSSIVLITDKYVNDENDYPAGSAFVALFKSMDKKGYHKVRLIDLTGEPYEAENVANDDFEKQGAKQLLAGKALVEQIIEKDGKPYLRTMTPVPVVMQKCVMCHPHYADAKKGAAIGAMSYTLPIE from the coding sequence ATGTTGAAAATTGTGACAGCGCTTGGCACAACAGTTCTGCTTCTGACATTGGCTGTAAGTAACTTTGTTGCCGCTGAGACGCCGCAGGAAATTAAACAGGCCGGGCCTTCAAAGGCGGCACTTGAACGAACCCGGAAAACAGTGAGGATGCTGGATGACATTTACAAGTCGTCTATTGTGCTCATCACCGACAAATATGTGAACGATGAAAACGACTATCCGGCCGGCAGCGCATTCGTGGCTCTCTTTAAGTCCATGGATAAAAAGGGCTACCACAAAGTCCGCCTGATCGATTTGACAGGCGAACCTTATGAGGCGGAAAATGTCGCCAATGATGACTTCGAAAAACAGGGAGCAAAGCAGTTACTTGCCGGAAAAGCCCTTGTCGAGCAGATCATTGAAAAAGACGGAAAACCCTATCTGCGCACGATGACCCCGGTTCCCGTTGTCATGCAGAAGTGCGTCATGTGTCATCCGCATTATGCAGACGCGAAAAAAGGAGCTGCTATCGGGGCCATGAGCTACACGCTACCGATTGAATAA
- a CDS encoding nitric-oxide reductase large subunit: MNKLWIGFASVIGVSFLVLGWIGTRIYQEMPPIPKSVVTTDSQILIADNDISAGQNVWQSLGGMEVGSVWGHGSYVAPDWTADWLHREAVFILDRWSQTDFKKEFKDLIKEQQAQLTARLTKLMRTNTYDPETGIVTVDPVRAEAFQSNLAHYTEVFSAGNPDYAIPAGAVTDPDRLHKLSAFFFWTAWAASTNRPDDVTSYTNNWPHETLVGNRPTGDNIVWTGVSIIMLLAGISAMAWWYASKRGEEEKDLTIPESDPLALWEATPSQRATIKYFWIVAALILVQMLLGVITAHYGVEGDGFYGFPLSKWLPYSVTRTWHIQIGLFWIATAWLAAGLFIGPLVSNHEPKGQTLGVNVLFGALLLVVVGSLAGEWLSINNKMSDTVAFYFGHQGYEYVDLGRVWQIGLMVGLLLWLALMIRVLLPALRQTGQQRHLVALLAVSTGAIALFYGAGLTWGQHSHLTMVEYWRWWVVHLWVEGFFEVFATTVIAFTFMRLNLIRPKVAAGAALLSATIFLSGGIIGTCHHLYFSGTPTVALAWGSVFSALEVVPLVLIGFDATEDLRRSRTSKWVQKYKWPIYFFVAVAFWNMIGAGLFGFMINPPIALYYMQGLNTTPLHGHAALFGVYGMLGIGLMLLCLRVLIPGKEWKEGILRFSFWSLNIGLMAMCILSLLPVGLLQTKASVEQGYWYARSSEFMQGDLMQTLRWMRVPGDTIFFLGAVALVIFIAGLKTGHSFRRTE; this comes from the coding sequence GTGAATAAACTCTGGATTGGTTTTGCCTCGGTGATTGGAGTTTCATTTCTGGTCCTCGGCTGGATCGGAACCCGCATTTATCAAGAAATGCCGCCGATTCCCAAAAGTGTTGTAACGACCGACAGCCAGATTCTCATTGCTGACAACGATATTTCCGCCGGCCAGAATGTCTGGCAGTCTCTGGGTGGGATGGAAGTTGGGTCCGTCTGGGGGCATGGCAGCTACGTTGCTCCCGACTGGACCGCAGACTGGCTGCATCGGGAAGCCGTCTTCATTCTCGATCGCTGGTCGCAAACCGATTTTAAAAAGGAATTCAAAGATCTCATAAAAGAACAGCAGGCGCAACTGACGGCCCGTTTAACAAAATTGATGCGGACCAATACATATGATCCTGAAACCGGCATCGTCACCGTTGACCCGGTGCGTGCTGAAGCGTTTCAGTCTAACTTAGCCCATTACACCGAGGTATTCTCTGCTGGAAATCCCGATTACGCGATCCCAGCAGGCGCCGTCACCGATCCGGATCGTCTGCACAAGCTATCTGCATTCTTCTTCTGGACAGCATGGGCGGCTTCTACAAATCGACCGGATGACGTGACCAGCTACACCAACAACTGGCCTCACGAAACCCTGGTCGGCAATCGCCCCACTGGTGATAACATCGTCTGGACCGGAGTCAGCATTATCATGCTGCTTGCAGGAATTTCTGCGATGGCCTGGTGGTACGCTTCGAAGCGCGGCGAAGAAGAAAAGGACCTCACAATTCCGGAATCCGATCCGCTGGCCCTATGGGAGGCAACTCCGTCACAACGGGCCACAATTAAATACTTCTGGATTGTGGCGGCTTTAATACTAGTGCAGATGTTATTAGGCGTCATCACTGCGCACTACGGAGTCGAGGGAGACGGATTTTATGGTTTCCCACTCTCCAAATGGCTGCCCTATAGTGTAACCCGAACCTGGCACATTCAAATTGGCCTGTTCTGGATCGCGACGGCGTGGCTGGCGGCGGGATTATTCATCGGACCGCTGGTAAGTAACCACGAACCCAAGGGACAAACACTCGGCGTGAATGTGTTATTTGGCGCATTGCTGCTGGTGGTCGTTGGTTCTCTTGCCGGCGAGTGGTTGAGTATCAATAACAAAATGAGTGACACGGTCGCATTTTACTTTGGACATCAGGGATACGAATATGTAGATCTGGGACGAGTGTGGCAGATTGGTCTAATGGTCGGACTCCTGTTGTGGCTGGCTTTAATGATCCGCGTATTGCTTCCCGCGCTGCGACAGACAGGACAACAAAGGCATCTTGTCGCGTTGCTGGCTGTTTCTACCGGAGCGATCGCGTTGTTCTATGGTGCCGGTCTGACCTGGGGGCAGCATTCACATCTCACAATGGTGGAATACTGGCGCTGGTGGGTGGTTCACTTGTGGGTCGAAGGGTTCTTTGAAGTTTTCGCGACCACAGTCATCGCGTTCACATTCATGCGTCTCAATTTGATTCGCCCTAAAGTCGCGGCAGGTGCGGCACTCCTCTCGGCAACAATATTTCTGTCGGGCGGGATTATCGGTACCTGTCACCATTTGTATTTCTCGGGAACACCAACCGTGGCACTGGCGTGGGGATCTGTCTTCAGTGCATTAGAGGTGGTACCTCTGGTGCTGATCGGATTTGATGCCACGGAAGACCTGCGGCGGTCGAGAACATCAAAATGGGTCCAGAAGTATAAATGGCCGATTTACTTCTTCGTCGCGGTCGCATTCTGGAACATGATCGGCGCCGGCTTGTTTGGCTTTATGATCAATCCTCCAATCGCACTGTATTACATGCAGGGACTTAACACCACGCCGCTCCATGGGCATGCTGCACTATTCGGTGTATATGGAATGTTGGGAATCGGGTTGATGCTGCTGTGTCTGCGTGTACTGATTCCCGGCAAGGAATGGAAAGAAGGTATCCTGCGTTTCTCATTCTGGTCACTCAATATCGGATTGATGGCGATGTGTATCTTGAGTCTGCTGCCGGTCGGGCTGCTACAGACGAAAGCTTCCGTTGAACAGGGATACTGGTATGCCCGGAGTAGTGAATTTATGCAGGGGGACCTGATGCAGACGTTGCGCTGGATGCGTGTGCCTGGCGACACGATCTTTTTTCTGGGGGCAGTGGCGCTGGTAATCTTCATCGCGGGGTTAAAAACCGGCCACTCCTTTCGAAGAACAGAGTAA
- a CDS encoding DUF488 domain-containing protein, producing MSTEIRIKRIYEDPSPDDGYRVLVDRLWPRGMSKAVAQVDLWLKEFAPSNELRKWFHADPSDYDEFVRRYQSELRDQRAELKEIVAEWKQPTITLLTAIKDPQRSHVPVLKAFLTNLLLNG from the coding sequence ATGTCGACAGAGATCCGCATCAAACGTATTTATGAAGATCCAAGTCCTGATGATGGATACCGGGTGCTCGTCGATCGTCTCTGGCCGCGTGGCATGTCGAAAGCAGTCGCCCAGGTCGACTTGTGGCTGAAAGAGTTCGCTCCTTCCAACGAACTGCGCAAGTGGTTTCACGCAGATCCCTCCGACTATGACGAATTTGTGAGACGCTATCAAAGTGAACTCCGCGATCAACGGGCGGAGCTGAAAGAGATTGTCGCTGAGTGGAAGCAGCCGACGATCACTCTGCTGACGGCAATTAAGGACCCCCAGCGGAGTCATGTTCCTGTCTTGAAAGCGTTTTTGACGAACCTGCTTCTTAACGGCTAG
- a CDS encoding ArsR/SmtB family transcription factor, whose protein sequence is MSKDRLQSDFCAEKLKALGEPIRLRIIDLLRDGERTVSQTAEQLEEEVVNISHHLGILYHAGLVVKRKEGRFVVYSLHPDVSAVSEAGKQHLDFGCCRLEVPDA, encoded by the coding sequence ATGTCGAAAGATCGGCTCCAATCCGACTTTTGTGCAGAGAAATTAAAAGCGTTGGGCGAGCCGATTCGGCTGCGCATCATTGATCTGCTGCGTGACGGCGAGCGAACGGTCAGTCAGACCGCAGAGCAGCTCGAAGAAGAAGTCGTTAATATCTCACACCATCTCGGCATCCTGTATCACGCAGGGCTGGTCGTCAAACGCAAAGAAGGCCGCTTCGTCGTTTACAGTCTGCATCCAGATGTTTCCGCCGTCAGTGAAGCAGGCAAACAGCATCTCGACTTCGGCTGCTGCCGCCTGGAAGTGCCCGACGCGTAA
- a CDS encoding TspO/MBR family protein: protein MTWLEWYNTLSKPGWTPTPGTISLIWQILYPIIIVSFGYVFVQTGRGKLTNATAVPFAINLVANLCFTPILFGMRNLPLATLDILIVWSTIVWMMVKVWPRVRWVAIAQLPYFVWVSIASVLQISIFWMNRGV, encoded by the coding sequence ATGACCTGGCTGGAATGGTACAATACGCTTTCAAAACCGGGCTGGACTCCCACTCCAGGGACGATCAGCCTGATCTGGCAGATTTTGTATCCGATCATTATCGTTTCCTTTGGTTATGTCTTTGTGCAAACCGGACGCGGCAAGCTCACGAATGCCACTGCGGTCCCCTTTGCGATCAACCTGGTCGCCAATCTCTGTTTCACGCCGATCCTGTTCGGCATGAGAAATCTGCCACTGGCAACGCTGGACATTCTGATCGTCTGGTCAACCATCGTCTGGATGATGGTCAAGGTCTGGCCACGAGTCCGTTGGGTCGCGATTGCTCAGCTGCCTTATTTCGTCTGGGTTTCAATCGCCTCAGTATTGCAGATCAGTATTTTCTGGATGAATCGGGGAGTCTGA
- the uvsE gene encoding UV DNA damage repair endonuclease UvsE, producing MSQQKTPTSSIRLGLCCQFQDEPIKFRNTTVKANKNLDRPAALEKLAQLCQENARSLQAALEYCVQHDIGCFRINSQILPLKTHAECGYQMRDLPGGKAIVKRFQQCGDYVRKHGLRTCFHPDQFVVLNSPREEVVERSIAELEYQAEVAEWVGADVLNIHGGGAYGDKPAALKRFQQNLKRLSKRVRSRLTVENDDTTYTPSDLLPLCHKTGLPLVYDVHHHRCLRDELSIEEATEQALATWNREPLFHLSSPKEGWEGKNPKPHHDFIDVKDFPRHWEDRELTVEVEAKAKEQAVQKLSRALQRRRR from the coding sequence TTGTCTCAGCAGAAAACGCCCACATCATCGATCCGACTGGGACTCTGCTGCCAGTTTCAGGATGAGCCGATCAAGTTTCGCAATACCACGGTCAAAGCCAATAAAAACCTGGATCGCCCGGCAGCGCTCGAGAAACTGGCTCAACTCTGTCAGGAAAATGCACGGTCGCTACAAGCGGCGCTGGAATATTGTGTGCAACACGACATTGGTTGCTTCCGCATCAACAGCCAGATTCTCCCATTGAAAACGCATGCTGAATGTGGATATCAGATGCGCGATCTCCCGGGTGGAAAAGCGATCGTCAAACGGTTTCAACAGTGCGGAGACTATGTGCGAAAACATGGCCTGCGCACCTGCTTTCACCCCGATCAGTTCGTGGTGCTGAATTCGCCGCGTGAAGAGGTCGTGGAACGGTCGATTGCCGAACTGGAATATCAGGCCGAGGTCGCAGAGTGGGTGGGCGCGGACGTCCTCAACATTCATGGCGGCGGAGCGTATGGCGACAAGCCAGCGGCACTCAAACGGTTCCAGCAAAATCTGAAACGTCTGTCGAAGCGGGTTCGCAGCCGGCTGACTGTCGAAAATGACGATACGACGTATACGCCATCTGATCTATTACCACTCTGTCATAAAACCGGACTTCCACTGGTTTACGATGTGCATCACCACCGCTGTTTACGCGACGAATTGTCGATCGAGGAAGCAACAGAGCAGGCGTTAGCCACCTGGAACCGGGAACCTCTGTTCCACCTCTCCAGCCCCAAAGAGGGTTGGGAGGGCAAGAATCCCAAGCCCCATCACGATTTCATCGACGTCAAAGATTTCCCCCGCCACTGGGAAGACCGGGAACTCACTGTCGAAGTGGAAGCCAAAGCGAAAGAACAGGCCGTTCAAAAGCTGAGCCGGGCACTCCAGCGACGTCGACGCTGA
- a CDS encoding DUF2293 domain-containing protein: protein MTDNIFSPGPTPDSVKAADGTIHTVPAGWALLLPGDAGLTRRVKSAGDFWIVQEKKGRRTFSKGVWAPSETIKRIRADLEAERSTDAYAKKQAAAAQRREKVQAEYVEDFFGSVLAFLDFHPAHVDLAQQMARAITDHATPVGSGTVARTKRIPVEQRAEAAVIAWMRHQTTAYDEMAIPRVKGKRREVRRMLARRSKELLNAYRSSSAASSDCPLQRALALNEANGLQ from the coding sequence ATGACCGACAATATCTTCTCCCCAGGGCCCACGCCGGATTCCGTGAAGGCCGCCGACGGTACGATTCATACAGTTCCCGCGGGCTGGGCTTTGCTGCTTCCCGGTGATGCTGGTCTGACGCGGCGGGTGAAATCAGCAGGTGATTTCTGGATCGTGCAGGAGAAAAAAGGGCGGCGGACCTTTTCAAAAGGCGTCTGGGCGCCCTCAGAAACGATCAAACGGATTCGTGCGGATCTAGAAGCCGAGCGTTCGACCGACGCGTATGCGAAGAAACAGGCGGCAGCAGCACAACGCCGCGAAAAAGTTCAGGCGGAATACGTAGAGGATTTCTTTGGTTCCGTGCTGGCATTTCTGGACTTTCACCCCGCACACGTCGACTTGGCACAACAGATGGCACGCGCGATCACAGATCATGCCACGCCGGTTGGAAGCGGTACGGTGGCCCGTACAAAACGGATTCCCGTTGAACAGCGGGCGGAAGCAGCCGTAATTGCCTGGATGCGGCATCAGACAACCGCCTATGATGAAATGGCCATTCCACGTGTGAAAGGGAAACGGCGGGAAGTGCGGCGGATGCTGGCCCGACGTTCGAAGGAGCTCTTAAACGCTTACCGCAGTTCGTCTGCGGCCTCGTCAGACTGTCCCCTGCAGCGTGCCCTTGCACTGAACGAAGCCAATGGTTTACAGTGA
- a CDS encoding class I fructose-bisphosphate aldolase, which produces MSQKQLIETAYAMVADDKGLLAMDESMPTCHKRFAKLGIPETEEYRRAYRELLVTTPGLNESISGAILFDETIRQKTQEGTPFVQVLQEAGIIPGIKVDKSTKPLAGHPGEKITEGLDGLRERLEEYVQLGARFAKWRAVITIGEGIPSQGCLEANAHLLARYAALCQEAGLVPIVEPEVLMDGAHSLQRCYDVTEQTLRMVFAQLAAQRVLLEGMILKPNMVVPGLECPKQNSVDDVADATVTCFRRTVPAAVPGVAFLSGGQSSELASERLNAMNVKYKSRVPWALAYSFARAIQQPGMSIWAGDPANVETAQKSIAHRAKCNRDARRGEYSSAMEEASA; this is translated from the coding sequence ATGAGTCAAAAACAACTGATCGAAACAGCCTATGCGATGGTAGCAGACGACAAAGGCCTGCTGGCGATGGACGAGAGCATGCCTACCTGCCACAAGCGATTTGCGAAGCTCGGAATTCCAGAGACCGAAGAGTACCGACGCGCTTACCGGGAGCTGCTAGTGACGACTCCCGGCTTGAATGAATCGATCAGCGGGGCAATTCTGTTCGATGAAACGATCCGCCAAAAGACACAAGAGGGCACGCCTTTCGTTCAGGTTCTGCAAGAAGCGGGCATCATTCCCGGCATCAAAGTCGACAAAAGCACCAAACCTCTGGCCGGTCACCCGGGTGAAAAAATTACAGAAGGTCTGGACGGTCTGCGGGAACGATTAGAAGAATATGTTCAATTAGGCGCCCGGTTTGCGAAATGGCGCGCGGTGATCACGATTGGCGAAGGAATCCCAAGTCAAGGCTGTCTGGAAGCCAACGCCCATCTGCTCGCACGGTATGCGGCCCTGTGTCAGGAAGCAGGGCTCGTCCCGATTGTCGAGCCGGAAGTATTGATGGACGGGGCTCATTCACTGCAACGCTGTTACGACGTGACCGAGCAGACGCTGCGCATGGTTTTCGCACAGTTGGCGGCCCAACGCGTACTACTGGAAGGCATGATCTTGAAGCCAAATATGGTTGTGCCAGGTCTGGAATGTCCCAAGCAAAATTCGGTCGATGATGTTGCGGATGCAACGGTCACCTGTTTCCGGCGCACTGTGCCCGCGGCTGTTCCCGGCGTGGCCTTTTTATCCGGCGGTCAATCGAGTGAACTCGCTTCGGAACGGCTGAATGCGATGAACGTGAAATACAAGTCACGGGTTCCCTGGGCCTTGGCGTACTCGTTTGCACGGGCCATTCAACAACCTGGCATGAGCATCTGGGCCGGCGATCCGGCAAACGTGGAAACGGCTCAGAAGTCGATTGCTCATCGCGCGAAATGCAATCGAGATGCCCGCCGCGGCGAATATAGTAGCGCGATGGAAGAGGCATCGGCTTAA